The nucleotide sequence ATCAGCTTATCACAGCAGTGCCGGGATTTTACGGGCCTAAAGAATATGAACCCATTCTAAAATATTTTGCCCAGGATATTTATAAAAACAAATCCTATAAAGACTACAAGAAACAATTTGAAAATACCTTGGTTGAATGATTATTGACCAGGGTTATTGCTGTTTCAATCTTCTGTCATACTTTCGGGGAAAAATTCCATAATCTGGGAATCTATCAGGAATTGATAGGGAATCTGAAGAACCGGTCCAAACTGACTAAGCTCCAGATATTTTTTTGTCATTAAATTATCCCCGTATTTCAACCTCAACAGGGTGTTTACAGGAATCCGATAATGGAATTGGGGTTTGTCCGAAGCAGCAAATTTATTGCGCATCAATTCACTGATTCTTCTTGTGTTGTCCAAAAGCTCCAACTCTATCCATATTGGGACTCCTTCATCCTGTGACGGTTTTAAAATACCCTTTTCCTGAGAAAACCGGAAAAGCATTTCCGGCTCCTCCCGATTCAGGGTATCGGGTGTCCATTTTAGCGTAAACTGAACTGTATCTGTAATTTGCTTACCCGTGAAGAGGGAGAGGTAATTCTCCTCAATCCTGTTCATCTCATTTACAGCCGTCTCCAGGGCTTCCCCTTCGGGATAATAATCCCCCATACCAGATACCAGCTCAAAACGCTTTTCCCTGATCATAAAGATAAAATTGGCTGCTTCCCGGGCTTTTGCAGGCTTGTCCTTTTGTACCACCTCGGTTTTCTCTACAGGAACCCGGGCAAATAAAGAATCCTTCCACACTTTTTCGTATACGGTTTTGGTTTCCTCGCCAACAAATTTCCTAACACTCAAATCTTTAAAATGAATTGCACTGCCATAATCCTTTTTGCTGTAGAAATCAGAACGATCTGGTTCTTTTCTGTCAGCCATATCAAAAGGAATGATCCACCCTTCACCGATAAATTTTGACCAGTCGATCTTAAATCTGCCTTCGGGCTGAATGGCATACAAGTGGTCATAATCCATTACACTGGATTCTTCGAT is from Bacteroidales bacterium and encodes:
- a CDS encoding DUF4831 family protein is translated as MKNRLLIHIVFGAAILLVAGVSCKTAQEATTRTYKVDTADSRKIRNGLVYGLPKTQLTFRVRMQRKEVIPGPYHEYGEKLLGLSNIPHNRKVQWNIGDIDIEESSVMDYDHLYAIQPEGRFKIDWSKFIGEGWIIPFDMADRKEPDRSDFYSKKDYGSAIHFKDLSVRKFVGEETKTVYEKVWKDSLFARVPVEKTEVVQKDKPAKAREAANFIFMIREKRFELVSGMGDYYPEGEALETAVNEMNRIEENYLSLFTGKQITDTVQFTLKWTPDTLNREEPEMLFRFSQEKGILKPSQDEGVPIWIELELLDNTRRISELMRNKFAASDKPQFHYRIPVNTLLRLKYGDNLMTKKYLELSQFGPVLQIPYQFLIDSQIMEFFPESMTED